The proteins below are encoded in one region of Podarcis raffonei isolate rPodRaf1 chromosome 8, rPodRaf1.pri, whole genome shotgun sequence:
- the B9D2 gene encoding B9 domain-containing protein 2 isoform X1, whose amino-acid sequence MAEVHVIGQIVGASGFPSSSLFCKWGIHTGGAWKLLSGFREGQTQVDHPQLDDVAYWSHPIDVHFATKGLQGWPKLHVQVWHQDSFGRTELYGYGFCHVPSTPGSHQLDCVTWRPLGSWQEQLSQVFVGGGPQLLNTDLIYTGADRYRLQTCAMGTVHLQLAVILRNFDRYGVEC is encoded by the exons ATGGCTGAAGTGCACGTGATTGGTCAGATCGTGGGAGCCAGCGGATTCCCTAGCAGCAGCCTTTTTTGCAAATGGGGGATTCACACAG gtGGTGCCTGGAAGTTGCTGTCGGGATTCCGGGAAGGGCAGACCCAAGTCGACCACCCCCAGCTGGATGATGTGGCTTATTGGTCCCACCCCATTGACGTCCACTTTGCCACCAAAGGCTTGCAGG GCTGGCCCAAGCTGCACGTCCAGGTGTGGCACCAGGACTCCTTTGGGCGTACGGAGCTGTACGGGTACGGCTTCTGCCACGTGCCTTCCACCCCCGGCTCCCACCAGCTGGACTGCGTCACCTGGCGCCCCCTGGGCTCCTGGCAGGAGCAGCTCTCCCAGGTCTTTGTGGGAGGGGGCCCCCAACTGCTCAACACCGACCTGATCTACACGGGGGCCGACCGCTACCGCCTGCAGACCTGCGCCATGGGCACCGTCCACCTCCAACTGGCCGTCATCCTCCGGAACTTCGACCGCTACGGCGTCGAGTGCTGA